In Bradyrhizobium sp. 195, the sequence TTCGAATTGAACAAGTTGTTTGGCTTGGCGCTCGGAGCACTCGATTTCACGGTCCAACCCATTCTTTGCAGGGTGCGCATGGGGACTCCGGAAGGTGGCCCACGCACACATCATGCATTGATCGTGACCATAGAGGGCTCCGAGTGGCTTGCCGATGCCGGCTTTCCCGGTCCGGCACCGATTGCACCGCTACGAATCGATACGGAGGAGCAGCAAATAGTTGGCGATGACGTGTTTCGGCTGCGGGCCGACCCGGCCAGTGGAGAGCTCGTGCTTGAACGCAAGAACGAAGATGAATGGTTCGCTCTTTTCGGTATCGACCGAGCCGTTGCCCTGCCACCAGATTTCGAGGGCGCCAACTTCATCTGCGCACGCTGGGACCGTATGCCGTTTCCATCCGTCCTCATGATGAGTGTGTTGACATCCGAGGGGCGTGCAAACTTGCTTAACAAGAAGCTCAGATTGACTCGCAGCCAACTTAAGGAAGCGCAAACACTCGAAACGAAGAGCGAACTGCAGCAGGTCTTGGCCAATGTCTTCGGGCTCCGACTGCCTCAGTACACCGTTGACTCGTTATGGGAGAAGCTTGGGTCGCGCGGAGTTGTATAGGAAAGAAGGTGATCAAGCATTGCCAGCGCGGCGATAGCCTGTGCGGTCTATTTCAATTTCCCATAACGTCGATCACCCGCGCTGATTGGCGAGATCCTAGTTGAAGGAATTACTTGTGATTCCTTGCTGAGCACCTGATTGGCGAGGCTGACGAGCCATGCCGGAAACCGTGCTACGCGCAGAACGCGCGTATCAACAGCGGAGGAAAATTCCACCCAGGGGTTGTCGATTGATCTTGCAGCTGATGACCGTTCGCAGGGCAACTGACGGATCGGCGCCTCGTGCCAAGGCACTCTTTGGACGGCCGCGATCCACCGGGCCGGCGCCCTCGCCGAAAATTGGTGATGGAGAAAATCAGAAGGGCGGCACATCGTGCGGGCTTGACGCCTCCACTTCTCCAGCCAAAGAGCGATATCCCACGTCCAGCCTTCCGCTCGTCAGGTTGACGGCGCTTTTTCACCTTCAAGAGCGGATTGACCTCGGGATTTTCGATCTTTTCCAGAAGCTTCCGGTAGTAGCTGATCAGACTGCCTCGTAGATTTCGCTTTTCTTGCCCGCCTCTGTCACTGACATGACGGCGTGCGAAAAAAATCCTTCAGCCGCTTGCCGAACAGGATGAGCGCACCGGCCGTCAGCTGCTCATTGTCGGGTCCGCTTACCAAAAGACCTTGCTCAGGCATAAGCGTGCGCAGGTG encodes:
- a CDS encoding arylamine N-acetyltransferase family protein, which codes for MAFKIATYLDRIGLAQVPTTVDGLLALQQAQMRAIPYENIDVLLGDIPDLTENAIWAKLIDARRGGYCFELNKLFGLALGALDFTVQPILCRVRMGTPEGGPRTHHALIVTIEGSEWLADAGFPGPAPIAPLRIDTEEQQIVGDDVFRLRADPASGELVLERKNEDEWFALFGIDRAVALPPDFEGANFICARWDRMPFPSVLMMSVLTSEGRANLLNKKLRLTRSQLKEAQTLETKSELQQVLANVFGLRLPQYTVDSLWEKLGSRGVV